From a single Pseudoalteromonas nigrifaciens genomic region:
- the mutH gene encoding DNA mismatch repair endonuclease MutH yields the protein MRPIKPHSINDLMQRVNNIAGLTLGQLANEYNFKTPDDLLREKGWTGQLIEYVLGATAGSKPLPDFEDLGIELKTLPISYKGKPLETTFVSVTPLINVTGMTWHVSSVRKKLNHVLWLPILSERDIAPFDRIIGSGFLWQPTPEQDALLQRDWEEQMELIALGRIDEISGHLGDAIQIRPKAAHSKIVTDAIGPNGKIIKTLPRGFYLKTSFTGEILKQQFQL from the coding sequence ATGCGACCTATAAAACCACATTCAATTAATGACTTAATGCAGCGTGTTAATAATATTGCTGGGCTTACCCTTGGCCAATTAGCCAATGAGTATAACTTTAAAACGCCTGACGATTTACTCCGTGAAAAAGGCTGGACGGGGCAATTAATTGAATATGTATTAGGCGCAACTGCTGGCTCAAAACCACTGCCCGATTTTGAAGATTTAGGCATAGAGCTAAAAACATTGCCAATTTCTTATAAAGGCAAGCCGCTAGAAACCACCTTTGTGTCGGTAACCCCACTCATTAACGTTACTGGCATGACCTGGCACGTAAGCAGCGTGCGTAAAAAACTAAACCATGTACTTTGGTTGCCTATACTCAGCGAGCGCGACATAGCCCCGTTTGATAGGATCATAGGCAGCGGCTTTTTATGGCAACCCACACCTGAGCAAGACGCTTTACTGCAACGCGATTGGGAAGAACAAATGGAGCTTATTGCGCTAGGGCGTATTGATGAAATATCGGGGCATTTAGGTGACGCAATTCAAATTCGCCCTAAAGCCGCGCACAGTAAAATAGTAACCGATGCTATTGGCCCTAATGGTAAAATTATTAAAACCCTGCCCCGTGGCTTTTATTTAAAAACCAGCTTTACCGGCGAAATTTTAAAACAGCAGTTTCAACTTTAA
- the rppH gene encoding RNA pyrophosphohydrolase, whose translation MIDAEGFRANVGIVICNNQGQVFWARRYGQHSWQFPQGGVDDGETPEQTMYRELHEEVGLRPEDVEIVASSKHWLRYKLPKRLIRRDSSPVCIGQKQKWFLLKLRCKDEDVNLLKTHHPEFDDWRWVSYWYPVRQVVSFKRDVYRRVMKEFAPFAMPFNKREQQKDHWRNKR comes from the coding sequence GTGATTGATGCCGAAGGTTTTCGTGCCAATGTCGGAATTGTAATTTGCAATAACCAAGGACAAGTGTTTTGGGCTAGACGTTATGGTCAACATTCTTGGCAATTTCCCCAAGGCGGTGTTGACGATGGTGAAACGCCAGAACAAACCATGTACCGCGAATTACACGAAGAAGTAGGCTTGCGACCAGAAGATGTAGAGATAGTCGCAAGTTCTAAACATTGGTTACGCTATAAGTTACCCAAACGATTAATACGCCGTGACTCAAGTCCGGTATGTATTGGGCAAAAACAAAAATGGTTTTTACTAAAACTACGCTGTAAAGATGAGGACGTAAATTTACTTAAAACCCATCATCCTGAATTTGATGATTGGCGCTGGGTAAGTTATTGGTATCCGGTAAGGCAGGTGGTGTCGTTTAAACGCGATGTTTATCGGCGTGTAATGAAAGAGTTTGCTCCTTTTGCTATGCCTTTTAATAAACGCGAACAGCAAAAAGATCATTGGCGAAATAAAAGGTAG
- the ptsP gene encoding phosphoenolpyruvate--protein phosphotransferase yields the protein MLATLRSIAESVSQQANLDSALACFVTMVKEAMQTQCCSIYFADYSQDNFVLMATEGLNPDAVGKFRIGFTEGLVGLVAQREEAINIAFAKSHPRFKLSPEVNEEGYNAFLSVPVVHQKKVLGVIVVQQKMARVFSQDEESFLITLSAQLASQLAHAEIKEVLRQDESSHQTSVLKGVSSAPGISIGHAFVVIPKVNFKSIELEKESDVNEQRRLFTQAVAATRKEFNTLSMTLSDSIPHEALAVFDVYQQLLDAKSLGHNVEMELQQGWCAKSALKIVIERLIAQFNAMQDPYIKERAVDVKDIGLRVLHHLVNTEFAIKDYPPNTILIAHTLTPAMLAEVPNDRLVGVVSINGSANSHASILTRAMGVPAIWGIEDIPLLQLNSKPMILDAFSGRLYISPSQMLIDEYTELQHQDNLLNNRFLAEQNFTAVTLDGEHISLLLNAGLELNTQQNSAHICDGVGLYRTEAWFMQKGQFPSQSEQETWYREVLNSYYPNPVVMRTLDIGGDKVLDYFNITEENPFLGWRGIRISLDHPELFLDQLKAMLKANIGLGNLKIMLPMISGTEEVDESLALFEQAYFELNEQYPEQTIERPDIGIMLEVPSSVFMLADWSKKVDFCSVGSNDLTQYLLAVDRSNARVAELFNPYHPAVLRVLNNVARECQQYELPFSLCGELGGDPEGAILLIAMGYRRLSMNLSSLNKVKWVLRRLHVSEMEALLKECLAQSSAKQVLRLTRSFMIEHELGNLFYTPK from the coding sequence ATGCTGGCAACACTTAGGTCTATTGCAGAGTCGGTTTCGCAACAAGCGAATTTAGACAGTGCTTTAGCGTGCTTTGTGACAATGGTTAAAGAAGCCATGCAAACCCAGTGCTGCTCTATTTATTTTGCTGACTACAGCCAAGATAACTTTGTACTTATGGCCACCGAAGGGTTAAACCCCGATGCGGTGGGTAAGTTTAGAATTGGCTTTACCGAAGGCCTAGTAGGGCTGGTGGCACAGCGCGAGGAGGCAATTAATATTGCCTTTGCCAAATCTCATCCCCGCTTTAAGCTCTCCCCAGAAGTAAACGAAGAAGGCTATAACGCATTTTTGTCTGTGCCTGTGGTGCATCAAAAAAAAGTACTGGGCGTTATTGTAGTACAACAAAAAATGGCGCGTGTATTTAGCCAAGATGAAGAATCGTTTTTAATTACTTTGTCGGCGCAACTTGCCTCACAATTAGCGCATGCTGAAATAAAAGAAGTATTGCGTCAAGATGAGTCTTCTCATCAAACCTCGGTATTAAAAGGGGTGTCGAGTGCTCCGGGTATTAGTATTGGCCATGCATTTGTAGTTATTCCTAAAGTTAACTTTAAATCAATTGAGCTTGAAAAAGAAAGCGATGTAAATGAGCAACGACGCTTATTTACCCAAGCCGTAGCGGCAACCCGAAAAGAATTTAATACACTATCAATGACACTAAGTGATTCTATTCCGCATGAGGCTTTGGCTGTTTTTGATGTTTATCAGCAATTACTCGATGCTAAAAGCTTAGGTCATAACGTTGAGATGGAGTTGCAACAAGGTTGGTGTGCAAAAAGCGCCTTAAAAATAGTAATTGAGCGTTTAATCGCTCAGTTTAATGCCATGCAAGACCCATACATAAAAGAGCGCGCGGTTGATGTTAAAGACATTGGCCTGCGAGTGTTGCACCACCTTGTTAATACCGAATTCGCAATAAAAGATTATCCACCCAATACCATACTTATAGCGCATACACTTACTCCAGCCATGCTGGCTGAGGTGCCTAACGATCGCCTAGTGGGGGTGGTGAGCATAAATGGCTCGGCAAACAGTCATGCGTCAATATTAACCCGTGCTATGGGCGTGCCTGCTATTTGGGGCATCGAAGATATTCCATTACTGCAATTAAATAGTAAACCAATGATTTTGGATGCGTTTTCGGGGCGGTTATATATTTCCCCATCGCAAATGCTAATTGATGAATACACAGAATTACAACACCAAGACAACTTACTTAATAATCGTTTTTTAGCCGAGCAAAACTTTACAGCGGTCACCCTTGATGGTGAACACATAAGTTTACTACTCAATGCGGGGCTGGAGTTAAACACGCAGCAAAACAGTGCCCATATTTGTGACGGCGTTGGCTTGTACCGCACCGAAGCCTGGTTTATGCAAAAAGGGCAGTTTCCATCGCAATCAGAGCAAGAAACCTGGTACCGAGAAGTGCTTAATAGTTATTACCCTAATCCGGTAGTAATGCGAACGTTGGATATTGGTGGCGATAAAGTTCTCGATTATTTTAATATTACCGAAGAAAATCCCTTTTTAGGTTGGCGCGGTATTCGCATTAGTTTAGATCACCCTGAGCTATTTTTAGATCAGCTCAAAGCCATGCTTAAAGCAAATATAGGCTTAGGTAATTTAAAAATAATGCTGCCGATGATAAGTGGTACAGAAGAAGTAGACGAATCATTAGCTCTTTTTGAGCAAGCGTATTTTGAGCTTAACGAGCAATACCCAGAGCAAACAATTGAACGACCCGATATAGGTATTATGCTTGAAGTACCGTCGAGTGTATTTATGCTGGCAGACTGGTCTAAAAAAGTCGATTTTTGCTCAGTGGGCAGTAACGATTTAACGCAATACCTGCTCGCTGTAGACAGATCAAACGCGCGGGTTGCAGAACTGTTTAACCCGTATCACCCTGCAGTGCTCAGAGTGTTAAATAATGTGGCTCGTGAGTGCCAGCAATACGAGCTACCGTTTAGTTTATGCGGCGAGCTTGGCGGCGATCCTGAAGGCGCAATATTACTTATTGCCATGGGGTATCGTCGTTTAAGTATGAACTTATCATCATTAAATAAAGTTAAATGGGTGCTTAGGCGCTTACATGTCAGCGAAATGGAAGCATTACTTAAAGAGTGCTTAGCGCAATCGTCGGCTAAGCAAGTATTACGTTTAACTCGCAGCTTTATGATAGAGCATGAATTAGGCAACTTATTTTACACCCCAAAATAA
- a CDS encoding sulfite exporter TauE/SafE family protein — protein MYDLGLLVASCALLGCVVGFLAGLLGIGGGLIIVPVLSALLLAFNVTAVENVLVIAIATSLASILFTSTSSALAHHKNDNVPWVIAPWVMSGVAVGALISGFAASLIPEQILRTVFAVSVVFIALRMVLSARNKPLSEKPLPSGPILGSLCAIMGALSGLIGIGGGALIVPLLHYFSVDIKKAIGCAAACGIVIAFFGSIGYISAGWQVTDLEHGFAGFVYLPALFGIVITSWFIAPIGAKATHYLPVNTIKKVFAVLLVIIAIKMVFS, from the coding sequence ATGTATGATCTAGGATTATTGGTTGCAAGTTGCGCGCTACTAGGCTGTGTTGTCGGATTTTTAGCCGGATTACTCGGAATTGGTGGTGGCTTAATTATTGTTCCCGTATTAAGTGCCTTATTACTCGCTTTTAATGTAACGGCTGTTGAAAACGTATTAGTTATTGCCATTGCAACATCGCTTGCTTCTATTTTGTTTACCTCTACATCTTCAGCGCTGGCTCATCATAAAAATGATAACGTGCCTTGGGTTATTGCACCTTGGGTTATGTCGGGCGTAGCTGTTGGCGCGCTAATTAGTGGCTTTGCTGCAAGCTTAATACCCGAGCAAATATTACGCACAGTATTTGCTGTAAGCGTGGTATTTATTGCTTTAAGAATGGTGTTATCAGCTCGCAATAAACCTTTGTCAGAAAAACCTTTACCGTCGGGTCCTATTCTAGGCAGCTTATGCGCCATTATGGGGGCACTATCTGGATTAATAGGTATAGGTGGTGGCGCACTAATAGTGCCTTTACTGCATTATTTTTCGGTTGATATTAAAAAGGCCATAGGCTGCGCTGCAGCATGCGGAATTGTTATCGCCTTTTTTGGCTCTATTGGTTATATCAGTGCCGGATGGCAGGTTACCGATTTAGAACACGGTTTTGCAGGGTTTGTATACTTACCCGCATTATTTGGGATTGTAATTACCTCGTGGTTTATAGCGCCTATTGGCGCTAAAGCAACCCACTATTTACCGGTTAATACAATAAAGAAAGTTTTCGCGGTGTTACTTGTTATCATCGCAATTAAAATGGTTTTTAGCTAA
- the lgt gene encoding prolipoprotein diacylglyceryl transferase, giving the protein MALEFPVIDPIIFSVGPLSVRWYGLMYLIGFAFAMWFANRQAAKPNSGWTKDQVGDFLFYGMLGVILGGRIGYVLFYQFSYFIENPLYLFRIDQGGMSFHGGTLGVITAVVIFAWTRKKSILQVGDFVAPLVPVGLLAGRIGNFINGELWGRVSDVPWAMVFPTGGPLARHPSQLYEAFFEGLVLFLILQWFIKKPRPAGSVAGVFLLGYGTFRFCIEYFRQPDAQLGLFADFISMGQILSLPMIVGGLGLLIWAYKQAPQKTAVKG; this is encoded by the coding sequence ATGGCACTGGAATTTCCTGTAATCGATCCGATCATATTTTCTGTCGGGCCACTGAGTGTACGTTGGTACGGATTAATGTATTTAATAGGTTTTGCATTTGCAATGTGGTTTGCAAATCGCCAAGCGGCAAAACCAAATTCAGGTTGGACTAAAGACCAAGTAGGCGACTTCCTATTTTACGGCATGCTAGGGGTAATTCTTGGTGGGCGTATTGGTTATGTATTATTTTATCAATTTAGCTATTTTATAGAAAACCCCCTATATTTGTTCAGGATAGATCAAGGTGGAATGTCGTTTCATGGTGGCACCTTAGGAGTGATAACCGCGGTTGTTATTTTTGCTTGGACACGTAAAAAGTCAATACTGCAAGTAGGCGACTTTGTTGCACCGCTTGTACCGGTAGGTTTATTAGCTGGACGTATAGGTAACTTTATAAATGGTGAGCTTTGGGGTCGAGTAAGCGATGTACCATGGGCTATGGTATTTCCAACCGGCGGGCCGTTAGCACGCCATCCATCGCAGCTATACGAAGCATTTTTTGAAGGCTTAGTATTATTTTTAATTTTACAGTGGTTTATTAAAAAGCCTCGCCCTGCTGGTAGTGTAGCGGGTGTATTTTTACTAGGTTACGGCACATTTAGATTTTGTATTGAGTACTTTCGCCAACCAGATGCACAGCTGGGTTTATTTGCCGACTTTATCTCGATGGGGCAAATACTCTCGCTGCCTATGATAGTAGGCGGGTTAGGCTTATTAATTTGGGCTTATAAGCAAGCACCACAAAAAACAGCGGTAAAGGGTTAG
- a CDS encoding thymidylate synthase has translation MKQYLQLCQRIVDEGQWVENKRTGTRCLTVINADLEYDVANNQFPMITTRKSYYKAAIAELLGYLRGYDSAAQFREIGCKTWDANANENSAWLNNLHRKGEDDMGRVYGVQGRAWQRPDGSTLDQLAKVINNLKNGIDDRGEIISFYNPGEFELGCLRPCMHTHTFSLLGDTLYLTSIQRSCDVPLGLNFNQIQCFVLLALVAQITGHKAGKAYHKITNAHIYENQLELMRDVQLKREPFASPQLKINPNIKSLNDIETWVTRDDFEVTGYECHEAIQYPFSV, from the coding sequence ATGAAACAATATTTACAATTATGTCAGCGTATTGTTGATGAAGGCCAGTGGGTAGAAAACAAACGTACGGGCACACGCTGTTTAACCGTGATCAACGCCGATTTAGAGTACGATGTGGCGAATAATCAGTTTCCTATGATCACCACACGTAAAAGCTATTACAAAGCAGCTATTGCCGAATTACTCGGTTACTTGCGTGGCTACGATAGCGCGGCACAGTTTCGCGAAATAGGCTGTAAAACCTGGGATGCAAACGCAAACGAAAATAGCGCTTGGCTTAATAATCTGCACCGTAAAGGTGAGGACGACATGGGGCGTGTTTATGGCGTACAAGGGCGTGCTTGGCAGCGCCCAGATGGCTCAACGCTAGACCAACTAGCAAAAGTAATTAATAACTTAAAAAATGGTATAGACGATCGCGGTGAAATAATTAGTTTTTACAACCCAGGCGAATTTGAGCTTGGCTGTTTACGCCCGTGCATGCACACGCACACGTTTTCATTATTAGGTGACACACTTTATTTAACGTCAATTCAGCGTAGCTGCGACGTACCGCTAGGGCTTAATTTTAATCAAATTCAGTGTTTTGTATTACTGGCATTAGTGGCGCAAATTACTGGGCATAAAGCGGGTAAGGCGTATCATAAAATTACCAACGCGCATATTTATGAAAACCAGCTTGAGCTAATGCGCGATGTGCAGTTAAAACGCGAGCCATTTGCATCGCCGCAGTTAAAAATTAATCCAAACATTAAATCACTAAACGATATAGAAACCTGGGTAACACGCGATGACTTTGAAGTGACAGGTTATGAGTGTCACGAAGCTATTCAATACCCATTTTCGGTATAA
- the galU gene encoding UTP--glucose-1-phosphate uridylyltransferase GalU, with the protein MKAVIPVAGLGTRMLPATKAIPKEMLPVVDRPLIQYVVNEAVAAGIKEIVLVTHSSKNSIENHFDTSFELEATLEKRVKRQLLAEIQSICPKDVTIIQVRQGEAKGLGHAINCAAPIIGNEPFVVILPDVIIDDMESDLSKDNLAEMISRFEQTQHSQIMVEPVPMAEVDQFGVVDLGSVELKQGESSPIHNMVEKPPVNEAPSNLAVVGRYVLSKNIWPLLAKTPQGAGNEIQLTDAIAMLMQHETVDAYAIKGRSHDCGSKIGYLKATIEFALRREEFADELKTFIKTLI; encoded by the coding sequence ATGAAAGCAGTGATCCCCGTAGCGGGCCTCGGAACACGCATGTTACCAGCCACCAAAGCAATTCCAAAAGAAATGCTGCCGGTTGTTGACCGTCCACTAATTCAGTACGTAGTTAACGAAGCCGTTGCCGCAGGTATTAAAGAAATAGTACTGGTAACGCATTCAAGTAAAAACTCAATCGAAAACCACTTCGACACCAGTTTTGAGCTTGAAGCCACACTAGAAAAACGAGTAAAACGACAGCTACTTGCCGAAATACAGTCTATTTGTCCTAAAGATGTAACCATTATTCAAGTACGCCAAGGCGAGGCCAAAGGCCTAGGGCATGCAATTAACTGTGCAGCGCCAATTATAGGTAACGAACCATTTGTGGTTATTTTACCCGATGTAATAATTGATGATATGGAAAGTGATCTTAGTAAAGATAACTTGGCCGAAATGATCAGCCGCTTTGAGCAAACTCAACATAGCCAAATAATGGTAGAGCCAGTTCCAATGGCTGAAGTTGATCAATTTGGTGTTGTTGACTTAGGCAGTGTTGAGCTAAAACAAGGCGAAAGTTCGCCAATTCATAACATGGTAGAAAAGCCACCAGTTAATGAAGCACCATCAAACCTTGCAGTAGTAGGGCGCTATGTATTAAGTAAAAATATTTGGCCATTACTCGCTAAAACCCCGCAAGGAGCTGGTAACGAAATTCAGCTTACTGACGCTATTGCCATGCTAATGCAGCACGAAACTGTTGATGCATACGCAATTAAAGGGCGCAGCCACGATTGTGGTAGTAAAATTGGTTATCTTAAAGCAACTATTGAGTTTGCACTGCGTCGTGAAGAATTTGCTGACGAGTTAAAAACGTTTATTAAAACATTAATTTAA
- a CDS encoding SPOR domain-containing protein yields MFKYKKNNTLILSLLILLFSTACATAPNKTLLAEPINDSPEYVSITALELAQLKDAAMQWQQARSGIERLLKLEKDITYLVNHIDIINSKAIAQSNQKNHNQYNRPTRKQRYSSKAQQAIKPAYNTKPTVKLNTPKHVFALQVASLDSEKDLVKAWQELNEQAAPLFRDKIRTNVETANVNNKTYYRLKLGVYQNFKNAQADCNVFKLYKLDCIVSNYTDKPVKL; encoded by the coding sequence ATGTTTAAATATAAAAAAAATAATACTTTAATATTGAGTTTGCTTATACTCTTGTTTAGCACTGCTTGTGCAACTGCGCCCAACAAAACGCTATTAGCAGAGCCAATAAACGACTCGCCTGAATATGTGTCTATTACTGCATTAGAGCTGGCGCAATTAAAAGATGCTGCAATGCAATGGCAGCAAGCCCGCTCTGGGATTGAACGACTTTTAAAGCTAGAAAAAGATATTACCTATTTGGTAAACCATATAGATATTATAAATAGCAAAGCAATTGCGCAGTCTAATCAAAAAAATCACAACCAATATAATCGCCCCACGCGCAAACAACGCTACTCAAGTAAAGCTCAGCAAGCAATTAAACCAGCTTATAATACAAAGCCAACGGTAAAATTAAACACCCCAAAGCACGTTTTTGCATTGCAAGTTGCGTCGCTCGATTCCGAAAAAGACTTAGTTAAAGCATGGCAAGAACTCAATGAGCAAGCTGCGCCGTTATTTAGAGATAAAATTCGCACCAATGTTGAAACAGCAAATGTTAATAATAAAACCTACTATCGATTAAAGTTAGGCGTGTATCAAAACTTTAAAAATGCCCAAGCCGATTGCAACGTGTTTAAACTTTATAAACTCGACTGCATAGTAAGTAACTACACAGATAAACCGGTAAAGCTGTAG
- a CDS encoding SPOR domain-containing protein, whose product MLLKWNFKRITLILGLSLVISACNTTKQNESAEPLVKQGAVNAPQSILIKKADLVLLQDSAKQWKNAQTNVDKISQLEHKLTQLTATLMQQIEQSEPPLSEPKETIFNLNTRLDKPPALFSIQVGAFKNEPALHSALAQLKLKAPNIIHTETVVNIEPVVANKVTLYRLKLGSYKSKAAAQSDCKTLIQQQVACFVGNYTQKI is encoded by the coding sequence ATGCTTTTAAAATGGAACTTTAAGCGCATTACACTAATACTAGGATTGTCATTAGTTATAAGTGCATGCAATACAACTAAGCAAAATGAAAGCGCAGAACCGCTTGTAAAACAAGGCGCAGTAAATGCGCCGCAAAGTATACTTATTAAAAAAGCAGATTTAGTTTTACTACAAGACTCTGCAAAACAGTGGAAAAATGCTCAAACTAATGTTGACAAAATAAGCCAGCTAGAACACAAATTAACGCAGCTAACAGCCACTCTTATGCAACAAATAGAGCAGTCAGAACCCCCCTTAAGCGAACCTAAAGAAACAATATTTAATTTAAATACTCGGTTAGATAAACCCCCAGCATTATTTTCTATACAAGTCGGTGCTTTTAAAAATGAGCCCGCACTTCATAGCGCATTAGCGCAATTAAAGTTAAAAGCCCCAAACATAATACATACTGAAACAGTCGTTAATATCGAGCCTGTAGTAGCTAACAAAGTTACTTTGTATCGATTAAAGCTAGGCTCTTATAAAAGTAAAGCTGCAGCACAAAGCGATTGTAAAACCTTAATACAGCAGCAAGTAGCTTGTTTTGTGGGCAATTACACCCAAAAAATTTAG